In Candidatus Kapaibacterium sp., one genomic interval encodes:
- a CDS encoding ice-binding family protein — protein MNTKATSIPALDLRSMEDFVILAGSTVTGIPPVAIKGNVGLSPAAGSFIVGFDGSNVDGILYVVDDTGPAGSVKNATLLQTAKSDLTTAYNDAAGRTPVPTGDFLNPGDGNMGGLSLVAGLYKFTSSAAITGADLTLTGSSSDVWIFQIATSFNIGSGIKIILAGGAQAKNIFWQVGTSATIGTYATMKGTILADQSVTLGTGASLDGRALAFSASVTMASGVTTKHPDLEEENPPIFSVNPTSLDFGNVSNGQTKMDSVTVTNRGGEDLIISSVTSTNVVFTVTPTNGTIAPGDSIKYYVTFAPLSNSLRTAYIIFNHNDEGQKDSVSVKGSSSSAIFSAQPSTLYFGKVNTGSQKVDSITVTNMGTSNLIISSVTSSDESYTVSSTFGVIAPGKNMKFAVTFAPTTDGLKTGYIYFTHNATNLKDSVRVVGTGGTESTNPVFYLNTTYINFGSVLVNSQKQRSVIITNTGDADLLISSIFSDSDQFTFSSPSGTIEPDSSMEVEITFRPTSEGLKRGFIFFNHNAANESDSIRVSGSGKLKSHPEFTINTTFLDFGTVLFGKQKQ, from the coding sequence ATGAATACGAAAGCAACTTCGATTCCTGCATTGGACCTTCGTTCTATGGAAGATTTTGTAATTTTAGCGGGCTCAACAGTTACAGGCATTCCACCGGTTGCTATTAAAGGCAATGTTGGTTTAAGCCCGGCAGCAGGAAGTTTCATAGTGGGATTTGATGGCTCGAATGTTGATGGGATTTTATATGTTGTTGATGATACCGGTCCTGCGGGTTCGGTAAAGAATGCTACATTACTACAAACAGCGAAAAGCGATTTGACAACTGCATACAACGATGCTGCAGGCAGAACTCCTGTACCTACAGGCGACTTCCTCAATCCGGGCGATGGCAATATGGGTGGCTTAAGCCTCGTTGCCGGACTATACAAATTCACATCGTCAGCAGCTATAACCGGAGCAGACCTAACATTAACGGGAAGTTCGTCCGATGTTTGGATTTTTCAGATTGCCACCTCTTTTAATATAGGAAGCGGTATCAAAATTATCCTTGCCGGTGGTGCACAAGCAAAAAATATTTTTTGGCAGGTTGGTACATCCGCTACTATAGGTACTTATGCAACAATGAAAGGTACAATTTTGGCTGACCAATCAGTTACACTTGGTACCGGTGCATCATTAGATGGCAGAGCGTTAGCGTTTAGTGCTTCTGTAACTATGGCTTCCGGCGTCACAACAAAGCACCCGGATTTAGAGGAAGAAAATCCTCCTATATTTTCGGTAAATCCTACAAGTTTGGATTTTGGAAATGTCAGCAACGGTCAAACTAAAATGGATTCTGTAACGGTAACAAACAGAGGTGGCGAAGACCTCATTATTTCAAGCGTTACAAGCACAAATGTAGTGTTTACAGTAACGCCTACTAATGGTACAATTGCACCGGGTGATTCAATAAAATACTATGTAACATTTGCTCCTTTGTCGAATAGTTTAAGAACTGCTTATATCATTTTTAATCATAATGATGAAGGTCAAAAGGATTCGGTGAGTGTAAAAGGTAGCAGTTCATCTGCTATATTTAGTGCCCAACCGAGTACATTATACTTTGGGAAAGTGAATACGGGTTCTCAAAAAGTGGACTCAATAACAGTAACAAATATGGGAACATCGAATCTTATAATAAGTAGTGTGACATCTTCCGATGAATCATATACTGTTAGTTCAACATTCGGCGTAATTGCGCCCGGTAAGAACATGAAGTTTGCTGTTACATTCGCACCGACAACTGACGGATTGAAAACCGGGTATATTTATTTCACTCACAATGCTACCAATCTGAAAGATTCAGTGAGAGTTGTAGGTACCGGCGGTACAGAGAGCACCAATCCGGTATTTTACCTAAACACAACTTATATCAATTTTGGTTCAGTATTGGTGAATTCACAAAAACAGAGGTCGGTTATTATTACAAACACCGGTGATGCTGATTTGCTAATTTCGAGTATATTCTCAGATAGTGACCAATTTACATTTTCATCGCCAAGCGGTACTATTGAACCTGATTCCTCAATGGAAGTCGAAATCACATTTAGACCAACTTCCGAAGGTCTGAAAAGGGGATTCATATTTTTCAATCATAATGCTGCGAATGAATCTGACTCAATTAGGGTCAGTGGTTCAGGTAAATTGAAGTCTCATCCTGAATTTACTATCAATACAACATTTCTTGATTTTGGAACTGTGTTATTTGGTAAGCAAAAACAATGA
- a CDS encoding T9SS type A sorting domain-containing protein, translating into MIISDLFSDSHQFFISPTSGTIPPNDTLTFYITFAPTVVGKVDALIQFTHNAGIDIINVTGIGEYVISISDAKALPAGTEFAIEGIVTRTLGKYTRIQDETGGITIFQSSGDFHYDVAINEIRMLDRIRVQGKLSEMNHLTVIHGDDLTGYEILSSSNTMPNPIKVTLQEIMQNGEMYESRLITVVDLTIPNVGDNIFRAATLYQITDPSDNSNGVTISIGSNEDTYMVGQPFLESATFVGVLSQSSMNSPYNGYQLFPVLQNDLIFSETSVMDNEYSRNFTLSNNYPNPFTNTTTIQYSLVNSDYVKMNITDMLGNVVATIVDGFQNAGTHTVTFSTDDKATKLASGVYYYTLFSDKFSIVRSFVIVD; encoded by the coding sequence TTGATAATCTCAGATTTGTTTTCTGATAGTCATCAATTTTTTATCTCGCCCACAAGCGGAACTATTCCACCAAATGATACACTTACTTTTTATATAACATTTGCTCCTACAGTTGTTGGAAAAGTGGATGCACTCATCCAATTTACTCACAATGCCGGAATTGACATTATCAATGTTACCGGAATCGGCGAATATGTTATCTCGATAAGCGATGCTAAAGCACTTCCTGCGGGTACCGAATTTGCAATTGAGGGTATAGTTACACGTACTCTTGGCAAATATACACGGATTCAAGATGAAACAGGTGGCATCACAATTTTTCAATCTTCAGGCGACTTCCATTATGATGTTGCAATTAACGAGATTAGAATGCTAGATAGAATTCGTGTTCAAGGTAAATTATCTGAGATGAACCACTTGACTGTTATACACGGCGACGATTTGACAGGATATGAAATATTATCATCTTCTAATACGATGCCGAATCCTATCAAAGTAACATTGCAAGAAATTATGCAAAATGGTGAGATGTACGAAAGTCGCTTGATTACTGTTGTTGACCTGACTATACCTAATGTAGGAGATAATATTTTCAGAGCTGCAACACTATACCAGATTACTGACCCATCAGACAATTCTAATGGTGTTACAATCAGCATAGGAAGTAATGAAGATACATATATGGTAGGACAGCCATTCCTCGAATCAGCAACCTTTGTAGGCGTTCTTAGTCAATCAAGTATGAATTCGCCTTATAATGGATATCAGCTATTCCCGGTACTCCAAAACGATTTGATATTTTCAGAAACAAGCGTTATGGATAACGAGTATTCGCGTAATTTTACATTATCGAATAACTACCCGAATCCATTCACAAATACGACAACAATTCAATATAGTTTGGTAAATTCAGATTATGTAAAAATGAATATTACCGATATGCTTGGAAATGTAGTCGCAACTATTGTTGATGGTTTCCAAAATGCGGGCACACACACAGTAACATTCTCGACAGACGATAAAGCTACTAAACTTGCAAGTGGAGTGTATTACTACACATTATTTTCCGATAAATTC